The sequence AAGATAAACCACCAACCCCCCacgaaacaacaacaaaaacaaatatcaaaacCACCTTCATTTGCTTCAACAACCCCACCTGGGATTCTCCAAGCTTGTAAAGCCACTAGATTACAGGACACTTGTGTCTCTTCTTTGTCTAACGCTAATGTCCCTCAAAATCCAACCCCACTTCAAATCATCCAATCAGCAATCTCTGTTTCCGACACTAACCTCAAAACTGCCCAATCAATGGTCAAGTCTATCCTAGAGTCGTCCGCAGGGAATACAGACCGCGCAACAGCCGCAAAAAACTGCATGGAGGTGTTAAACAATTCACAGTACCGTATAACAAGATCAGCGGGTGATGCTTTGCCACGTGGAAAGATCAAGGACGCTAGAGCTTGGATGAGTGCTGCGTTGTTGTACCAGTACGATTGTTCCAACGCATTGAAGTACGCGAATGACACGTCTCTCACCAACCAGACGATGTCGTTTTTGGACACCTTGATGGGTTTCTCCAGTAATGCTCTGAGCATGATCGTCTCTTACGATGCTTTTGGTAATGACACCAAGTCGTGGGGCCCACCAAAAACAGAACGGGACGGGGTTTGGGAACTCAGGTCGGGTGGGGATTCCGGTTCAGAGTTGAGGGGTGGGGTTCCGTCCAATTTAACGCCGGATGTGACGGTATGTAAGAACGGGAATGATAAAGGGTGCTATAAAACGGTGCAGGAGGCGGTCAATACGGCACCGGATAATGAGTGGGGACGTAGGTACGTGATATCTATTAAGGAGGGGGTTTATGACGAGATTGTTAGAGTGCCGTTAGAGAAAAAGAATGTAGTGTTTTTAGGGGATGGGATGGGCAAAACAGTAATTACAGGGTCGTTAGCTGCGGGCCAGCCTGGGATTTTTACCTACAACACAGCAACAGTtggtaaggttttttttttttttatattaaaaaaactcttgttattttaattaaattttgttcttGATCTTTGCTTTTCTGGAAATGTTGAAGGTCGTGGACTTAGCTGGATGCTGACTCATCACGGCAAATGTGATGGCATTTGGATGCGATGACATATGGCATGCTGAGTCAGCATTCACTTGTAGTCAGGCACTcggtaacaatttttttttacctcttgTGCATTGGCCtgggtgtaaaaaaaaaagaaggaattatGCAGCTATGACGTGCACGGTCCAATTGTCAATCCGTCGTCTTTAAAATGATTTCCCTCCCTTTTACGTCAAATGTCGCATAGCTTAGTTTTCAGATTCTATCCGAGGACTAACATAAACAAGGATTTGGATTATTAGATTATCGGATCAATCCATGAATTATCGAGCTGAACTTGGTCTCCATTGTTTGGCTTGGCATCCAGGTTTGTATTTGAGATTGAGAGGAAGCAggtaactttttatttatttctaaattttgCAACTTTCTCACCAAGGGGAAGTAGTTTCACGTTTCGATGGAAAAGTATTTGATTGGAGAACAACAGATAATTTAGTGATTGATTTGCAATATTTGGTGATAGAGGTCGATTTGATATACAATTCAAGCTGACCTTCTGTATTATTCTATCAAATGGTCTGCGTCCCATATGTTGGCATTGCTCTCAACTCATTGTGAAATTGGGAAGGTACTTTGAAGCTTGAATCCAAGCCAAGCACATGGCTTGCCTACCGCTATTGTGGCTTCAAGTCCTGGAAAACCATGAGTTGCAAGTTTAGGTTTTGAGGCAATCATTCTGATccgaaatgaaaacaaaaatctccAAGGGTGCACAGCAGATTATGTTTTAGCCATCTTGTTAGGATAAGTTTGATTTcttgtaatttgatttttgcTGGTATGATAAACAGTGTCTTGGTTGCAAGTCCTGCTTGTCCAATTTGTGGAAAATGATCACGAGGGGGAGCTTGAGCAAAAGAACTTTGCTGATGTGCCTGTCAaataactttgaatttttttttaagaagggAAAATGGTGGTTTTTGGGGATAAATTCCTCACCTTGTTTTGACATGTTCTATTATCTGACGCAGGAGTTCTTGGTGATGGATTTATGGCCAGAGGACTAACAATCCAGAACACAGCAGGAGCCCCCACCCACCAAGCAGTTGCTTTCAGATTAGATGGTGATCTGTCCATTATAGAGAACTGTGAATTCCTAGGCAATCAAGACACTTTATATGCTCATTCGCTTCGCCAATTCTACAAATCATGTCACATTGAGGGAAATGTGGACTTCATCTTTGGAAACTCAGCTGCAATATTTCAAGATTGCCAGATATCAGTCCGTCCAAGGCAAGAAAATCCAGAAAAAGGTGAAACTAATACTGTCACAGCGCATGGCAGGACAGACCCTGCCCAATCAACAGGTTTCGTCTTTCAAAATTGTCTGATCAATGGAACTGAGGAATACATGGCACTATATAGAAGCAACCCTAGCGTGCACAAGAATTTCTTGGGAAGGCCATGGAAGGAATACTCAAGGACTGTTTTTATACGCTGTAACTTGGAAGCTCTTGTAACACCACAAGGATGGTTGCCATGGAGTGGAGGTTTTGCACTTGAAACACTTTACTATGGAGAATTTGAGAATTCTGGACCAGGATCTAAGTCGTCTCAGAGAGTAACATGGAGTAGTCAGATTCCTTCACAGCATGTAGATGCATATTCAGTGCAGAATTTCATTCAAGGAGACGAGTGGATTCCAACGTCTTCTTGATCGTTTTGTCTGGTTAGCTACAATAATAACAATGCCATCTGCGGTGTGTTGTTAGCAGAACCTGTAGTATTAGACACAATTTGGTGGGGATGAATCCCTCTGTCATTACAAAATTCGTGAAATGGCGACAAAATTTCCCATTTGAAGTCAGTAACTTATCCCATCAGCAATTCTTTGTAGAAACCAGTTCTCCTCAGGCTAATTCCTCCTGTTTGTACACCATGTTTATGTATTTCCTTTCTAGTTAAGTATGAACCCTTGGCAAATGGATAATCTCATATACTCAAATGTTCTTGATCGAGTAGTGGAACCGGGTGCATAATGCTGGGCTAAATTACTCAAAATTACCCCGAATTTTGAGTCCAAAGGAACTTTATTGGGTGGATGCCATGGTTTATTGTGTGAACAAGATCCAGTCAAGATCAGTCATGAAAAAGGGCAAAAAAGAAAGCGTGCATCAGAAACCATATGAGATGATTGTTTTCCATGCTGTATTGGGACTACGATACAACATACCGGTTCTCTTTACTTGCCGGTAAAGGATGCTCTCCATGATCGGTTACTTTGCAAAactgacaaaaaacaaaaagaggtgACCTGAGTGAATAGTTTAAGCACTTTTATTTCTGAAATATTGGGTGCATCTACGTGAAATAAATGTAAAGCCCAGCCATCGACAAATCGGCTTCCTAGAATGCAGAATTAGAGAGATGATGAGGTTAACTAACCGGTACAGTTTTTCCATAGCTATAAAACCCGCCTTGGCCTTACAGGTTGATTAAGAAGTAGAACCTGCATAGTTAGAAATCTCGGCGGGCTGAACCGGGACCCGGCTGATCCGGAACTGAAACCGTAccgggttgaaaaaaaaaaaaaaaaaatccagcgtGACCCGGCGACCTGGTTGACCGGGCAAAACtcgttgacttttgttttttttctttttatatactaatacgacgtcattttgatttttttaaaaaaaaaaaaatttacccggCCGACTCGATGACCTAGTTAAGACCTGAAACCCGGGCCTTGGACCGGGCCATGGACTGGCCATTAGActgggtcttaaaactatgagaACATGACTGACCTAGTTCTGATACGGGCTGAGTTTCAAATTGACAATCAACCCGCAGTTAAGTAGTGTACCCAGCAAATCAACTCGTAATATGTTAaaagttcagttttttttttttttttcaaatcaatgttattttaacttaaaaaaaacctgaggtaaccattttaatttctcttatctTAATAAGGTCAGAATTTATAACCAAACAATTAAAGAACCGAGTTTCATTTcacaaagcaataaaaaaagctaATGAATTAACTGAGCAGAGCAATACAAAAGAAATTCAAGTACAAATTGCAAGGCATCTTGATGAGAAAGAAATTTCACGTGCTGGATGGGTTAGAGAGGGTAAGGGTTCCTATACAAACTCTTCCagctaaaattaattattgttcaTATACAGTTAGAATTATTTATGGGAATATCAGGTATAAAAAATTGGATATTTGTAGACGAGGAATAATGAATTCTTACTTAACTTCTCTTACATTCTATTTATTGATAGAACAAAAATgatgtttaataactttggttTTTCCCGCATGATGCTTTCATGCGAGCATGTGTCTGGACAGCTTCTGACTATTGCTATATTTGTCTTAATTGTACTGACAAAAGAGCTACGAAACCCCATCAAGGAACAGTTTTCTACATGTCATTTTCAGATCACATGTTTCAGTCGCTGTCACACGATGCCGAAAGTTTATCAGTTTCTTAATTGTGATGGAAGAACAAACGGTCCTCAAATGCCACACCTTTCTTTACATTTATGTCAATACTTCTGCTATACAACAGATGCAGCTAAAATCACTCGCCTAAGCTTCAGGATATGGCAAGTGCTATAACTATCTCGTCCTTGAAGTTGGTCTGCGCATGCTTTCCACTCTTTGCCTCATCTTCCCCTTAGAGGAAATGGACTCCTTGGTGTCTACTTTACTCTCCATTACTGAATCCCATTGTGGCACTCTGCTCTGGCATCCACTTGCTTGGACATGCTCCTATCCTCCCACCTCCATACCTCTTTCCTTTCACTTgcctgtttcttcttctttactcTACCACTTGTAGGTCTGGTTCCCATTTGTATTGTAAGCTTACACGAATGCATAAAGTGTGCTATAACCACCACATATGATGATCAACACCCTCTAGTCAAGCTGTGCTGTGGTGGGTCTCAGCTGTGATCTGCTAGATATGAAAACCTCATGCTCTCTAGTGTCCATTGATCTTATGACGTAAGATAGAATTATCCCATACTATCATCAGCCCAAGTTGCAGCCGCACTGACTGATGATCACATATGGCATGCGGCCTCCTTTGTCTCAATTATTTTCACCCCGTAGGCTGCAGACATGTGACTGCAGTAGTCTAGAAGATTTGGAGAGGTAAGAAAAATTTACGAGGCATCAATCCATCAGGCTCTGTAATGGCCTATAGAATCGCTTGAAAGCATGGAGAGTAATTGCAAGTCTGGTTTCTGTGATAAAACAGGATGAGTAATGGAATTATGGGAAAAATTGCACTAgtataaagaacaaaaatcaaataactCTCTCGAATCTGTTTCTAACTCAGGCTACAGAAACATCAAATGGATATTCTATCTCGAACACAGAGTGGTCTTGAAATTTATGCTTTGAAAGAGGAGAGGGGTGATTCGTTTATACTAAAGAGGCATGTGAATATGGTGAGACTAATGGGAAATGATAATTCACAGGCCAGAAAGAGATGCTGTGCTAATAGCTGGTGGTGATGGATTAAGAAATTCATCATCAGTCCAATTCGTCTCGCCCCAGTGTTTTAACATGCTCTTCCAGTTGCAGACATTGTCAATACATTTCTTTAAGCGACGGtcttgaactttgattttccaATGACCATCTGTGTAGTTTGCCTTCTCAGCTTCTCTTCGATCATATTCTAGTTGTGCCTTTTGCTTCGATTTCAAGGAACAAAACTGATGCAACTGCTCAGGCATTGCATCATAAACTCTCCACCACTTTTCATGAGCAATATCActtgcaaactcttgaaatatgTCCACATTCCAGTTGCAATCGTAGTCTCGGAAGCACAACCATGGCTTTACACCAAGATAGTGAAGGACATAGAGAATTGGAGGCTCGGCTCCGAAAAGGCTAGTTTTCTTTTGCTTAACCTCTTCCTCATCACCAATCCAGAAATGTTTTAAGAAGTTCATGTGTTTTGGAATACGATGCCACCATGTAAAGATCTCATTCAGATAGCCTTGATCTCCACCATTATAGGATTCGATCTCGTTAATATGTTCCATCAAAAGATTGAATGTGCAATTTGAAGGCTCAATGACCATCACACCCGAGTTAAAAAGAGTAGCATTGTTCCCTGTTGCTGATATTTCTGGCATGCCAAATAAGAAATCGATGTTCCTGAGTATAAGTAAATCAGCATCGATGAAAATGATCTTGTCATAGTCTGTCAGCTGCCATAACCGGAACTTGCTATAATTCCATTCATTGTATGCATCCTTCTCAGCTTTTGGGTTCCGTATTCTTTGAATTGTCCTGGTTTTCCATCCAGCTGCCTCAAGTCCACTTCTGTGGTAAACACTGATAGTTTCGTCAACAAGTATGACAAGGTCTCGAGTTGAGCCTGACAATCGAATGCTTTGTGCTGCAGCAATGGCTCCACAGACATAAACATGAGCAGAATGGAGAATCGTTGCATATGCTTCTCGATGTGGAATCCCTGAATAAACCCGTTCTGCTTTAAAGGAGTATCAGAATTCTGTCTGCTACAAGTGTATTACattcaaaaggaaaaatgtTGTTGAAATTGGATATAACTAACCTTTGTCTCCGAGAGGAAGTGAAAGCTCACAAGAGCCAGCTGGGAGCTGGAGTTTGTCTCTCAAAACGTTCACATCAGGCTTGTATAACCAAACATTCCCATCTCGTACAACAAGTTCCTTGCAAGAGAAGAGGTTCGGTATGGGAAAGCGCGCGGTGATAAAGAGCAAATGGACTGGATAAAACCCTCTGGCAGAGGCTGCAAGACTAGCTGCTGCTAGCTGCAAGTGCAACCGAGCAACATCTCTTGACCAATTCCACTCATTTCTGCAAGGAAGCTTCACAGCGATGAGGTCAAGTCGTTTTCTAGGAGTCTCAGGTTTCGGTAGAGATGGGCAAACAGGAACTTCCTTTTCTTGTTCCTCATCAATCCATTCTGGATATAATGAATCCCAGGTCATGTTCTTGTCAGCATAGTCTAGTTGAAGAGCAACATGTGTAGCGTCAGGCATAAGGTGCTTCCAATAACTGATTTCACTGTTATTGAAGTTTAGAAGACCAATTCCCTGATAGTCATTCTTTTCACCAAGCTTCTCAATGACTTTCATCACATCATCCCAGTTCACATCTAAATCTGATACATATCTAGGATCCAATCCCCCCCAAATCCACCTGTTCACAAAATTTTGTCTGCGATAAATAACCAAATTTCAGCTTCTTTTAGATCTGATTCAGGCTGCTTTCATGAATAAACATTTCTCCAATTGACAGTTCTTGTTGCAACTAGGGCATATGCATAATTGGCCAACTGTGTTGGAATAGTCAATATCCAAAAAGCTTTCCAGGATCAAATATGTTAGAAATTTAAGAAACAGATGTTTCCTCAATCCCCCGATTATAAAAGAATTTACTATTCACATTAACACATTGGTGCATGGGATCTGACTAGAACACATTTCTACAAAGGATGTCTGGTTCGGACAACAGAatcttaatgattttttctattaCCACTGAAACTAACTTAAATGTTTATTAGACAA is a genomic window of Populus alba chromosome 5, ASM523922v2, whole genome shotgun sequence containing:
- the LOC118032416 gene encoding UDP-glucuronate:xylan alpha-glucuronosyltransferase 1 isoform X2 encodes the protein MGGAPGSVEPRHRLSASFEDLYKRRLTRYKVKGVQKPFNIPIQDRSSCFKFPLIKLVLVVIIGGTVVSLLYSPDVDQLSHSGSRQNFVNRWIWGGLDPRYVSDLDVNWDDVMKVIEKLGEKNDYQGIGLLNFNNSEISYWKHLMPDATHVALQLDYADKNMTWDSLYPEWIDEEQEKEVPVCPSLPKPETPRKRLDLIAVKLPCRNEWNWSRDVARLHLQLAAASLAASARGFYPVHLLFITARFPIPNLFSCKELVVRDGNVWLYKPDVNVLRDKLQLPAGSCELSLPLGDKGIPHREAYATILHSAHVYVCGAIAAAQSIRLSGSTRDLVILVDETISVYHRSGLEAAGWKTRTIQRIRNPKAEKDAYNEWNYSKFRLWQLTDYDKIIFIDADLLILRNIDFLFGMPEISATGNNATLFNSGVMVIEPSNCTFNLLMEHINEIESYNGGDQGYLNEIFTWWHRIPKHMNFLKHFWIGDEEEVKQKKTSLFGAEPPILYVLHYLGVKPWLCFRDYDCNWNVDIFQEFASDIAHEKWWRVYDAMPEQLHQFCSLKSKQKAQLEYDRREAEKANYTDGHWKIKVQDRRLKKCIDNVCNWKSMLKHWGETNWTDDEFLNPSPPAISTASLSGL
- the LOC118032416 gene encoding UDP-glucuronate:xylan alpha-glucuronosyltransferase 1 isoform X3; its protein translation is MGGAPGSVEPRHRLSASFEDLYKRRLTRYKVKGVQKPFNIPIQDRSSCFKFPLIKLVLVVIIGGTVVSLLYSPDVDQLSHSGSRWIWGGLDPRYVSDLDVNWDDVMKVIEKLGEKNDYQGIGLLNFNNSEISYWKHLMPDATHVALQLDYADKNMTWDSLYPEWIDEEQEKEVPVCPSLPKPETPRKRLDLIAVKLPCRNEWNWSRDVARLHLQLAAASLAASARGFYPVHLLFITARFPIPNLFSCKELVVRDGNVWLYKPDVNVLRDKLQLPAGSCELSLPLGDKERVYSGIPHREAYATILHSAHVYVCGAIAAAQSIRLSGSTRDLVILVDETISVYHRSGLEAAGWKTRTIQRIRNPKAEKDAYNEWNYSKFRLWQLTDYDKIIFIDADLLILRNIDFLFGMPEISATGNNATLFNSGVMVIEPSNCTFNLLMEHINEIESYNGGDQGYLNEIFTWWHRIPKHMNFLKHFWIGDEEEVKQKKTSLFGAEPPILYVLHYLGVKPWLCFRDYDCNWNVDIFQEFASDIAHEKWWRVYDAMPEQLHQFCSLKSKQKAQLEYDRREAEKANYTDGHWKIKVQDRRLKKCIDNVCNWKSMLKHWGETNWTDDEFLNPSPPAISTASLSGL
- the LOC118032408 gene encoding probable pectinesterase/pectinesterase inhibitor 51, producing MTTLTTKLTSITHYPRNFLHIFMASLLSFSLLSLFLFLSLSSSATLKINHQPPTKQQQKQISKPPSFASTTPPGILQACKATRLQDTCVSSLSNANVPQNPTPLQIIQSAISVSDTNLKTAQSMVKSILESSAGNTDRATAAKNCMEVLNNSQYRITRSAGDALPRGKIKDARAWMSAALLYQYDCSNALKYANDTSLTNQTMSFLDTLMGFSSNALSMIVSYDAFGNDTKSWGPPKTERDGVWELRSGGDSGSELRGGVPSNLTPDVTVCKNGNDKGCYKTVQEAVNTAPDNEWGRRYVISIKEGVYDEIVRVPLEKKNVVFLGDGMGKTVITGSLAAGQPGIFTYNTATVGVLGDGFMARGLTIQNTAGAPTHQAVAFRLDGDLSIIENCEFLGNQDTLYAHSLRQFYKSCHIEGNVDFIFGNSAAIFQDCQISVRPRQENPEKGETNTVTAHGRTDPAQSTGFVFQNCLINGTEEYMALYRSNPSVHKNFLGRPWKEYSRTVFIRCNLEALVTPQGWLPWSGGFALETLYYGEFENSGPGSKSSQRVTWSSQIPSQHVDAYSVQNFIQGDEWIPTSS
- the LOC118032416 gene encoding UDP-glucuronate:xylan alpha-glucuronosyltransferase 1 isoform X1 produces the protein MGGAPGSVEPRHRLSASFEDLYKRRLTRYKVKGVQKPFNIPIQDRSSCFKFPLIKLVLVVIIGGTVVSLLYSPDVDQLSHSGSRQNFVNRWIWGGLDPRYVSDLDVNWDDVMKVIEKLGEKNDYQGIGLLNFNNSEISYWKHLMPDATHVALQLDYADKNMTWDSLYPEWIDEEQEKEVPVCPSLPKPETPRKRLDLIAVKLPCRNEWNWSRDVARLHLQLAAASLAASARGFYPVHLLFITARFPIPNLFSCKELVVRDGNVWLYKPDVNVLRDKLQLPAGSCELSLPLGDKERVYSGIPHREAYATILHSAHVYVCGAIAAAQSIRLSGSTRDLVILVDETISVYHRSGLEAAGWKTRTIQRIRNPKAEKDAYNEWNYSKFRLWQLTDYDKIIFIDADLLILRNIDFLFGMPEISATGNNATLFNSGVMVIEPSNCTFNLLMEHINEIESYNGGDQGYLNEIFTWWHRIPKHMNFLKHFWIGDEEEVKQKKTSLFGAEPPILYVLHYLGVKPWLCFRDYDCNWNVDIFQEFASDIAHEKWWRVYDAMPEQLHQFCSLKSKQKAQLEYDRREAEKANYTDGHWKIKVQDRRLKKCIDNVCNWKSMLKHWGETNWTDDEFLNPSPPAISTASLSGL